A single window of Vibrio stylophorae DNA harbors:
- a CDS encoding GNAT family N-acetyltransferase — MSNTSINQFPILTEQDFIVRAVNPEDASALTDYFCRNRRYLKPWEPTRDDAFFSQLGWQKRSIQLHELFRHNLAFYFVIEHAQLPGICGLVSYSNVTRFPMHACHLGYSLDPLVQKQGVMTRAIALTNAWMFEVQKMHRINACYMPRNRASGAILTRLGFYQEGFAKSYIEINGRWEDHVVTARLAPEYQLETD; from the coding sequence GTGTCGAACACAAGTATAAATCAGTTCCCCATTTTGACCGAACAAGATTTTATCGTGCGTGCCGTTAACCCTGAAGATGCGAGCGCGCTCACAGACTATTTTTGTCGAAATCGTCGTTATCTTAAGCCTTGGGAACCGACGCGAGATGACGCCTTTTTTAGCCAATTGGGCTGGCAGAAAAGAAGTATTCAACTGCATGAGCTTTTTCGCCATAACTTGGCGTTTTACTTCGTGATTGAACACGCCCAGTTACCCGGAATTTGTGGTTTGGTGAGTTATAGCAATGTGACCCGATTTCCCATGCATGCTTGTCATTTAGGGTACTCCTTGGATCCGTTGGTGCAAAAACAAGGGGTGATGACACGGGCCATTGCATTGACCAATGCATGGATGTTTGAGGTGCAAAAAATGCATCGCATCAATGCTTGCTATATGCCAAGAAATCGCGCGAGCGGTGCCATTTTGACCCGCCTTGGTTTTTACCAAGAGGGCTTTGCGAAGTCTTATATCGAAATTAATGGGCGCTGGGAAGATCATGTTGTGACAGCCAGGCTAGCCCCTGAATACCAGTTGGAGACCGATTGA
- a CDS encoding YcjX family protein: MKNALGRQVQHWIARGRDRHIRLAVTGLSRAGKTAFITALTHQLLHSATQDNLPLFQVAREGRLLGAKRVLSPQLLTPSFAYEQGMAALSSQPPHWPEPTKDVSEISLALRYQPNRGASKLLGQTATLQLDIVDYPGEWLLDLPMLTQDYADWSSQQLALMQGARQSFAGDFAAAVAKLEVNQSADESMLATLAAHYKDYLMACKQQGFQWLQPGRMVLPGELEGAPVLAFFPVPWSLEVMKAAPAGSVGEVLLQRYSAYQQQVIRPFYRDYFTKFDRQVVLVDCLTPLNEGAEAFADLQQALTQLMHSFRYGKRSLFRRFFSPRIDRVLFAATKADHVTPEQHCHLIALLKQLIQSAQQEAAFEGIGFDCMTLASIQATKVGSVVYQGHRYPALQGIDLNGQTIQRYPGEVPAKLPNAEFWQRQGFSFLSFAPQPFEQGEKLPHIRMDKALQFLLGDKVE, from the coding sequence ATGAAAAATGCGCTTGGACGTCAGGTCCAACATTGGATTGCTAGAGGACGAGACCGCCATATTCGCCTGGCGGTCACGGGGCTCTCACGTGCCGGTAAAACGGCTTTTATTACTGCGCTAACCCACCAGCTGTTACATAGTGCAACGCAAGATAATTTACCGCTCTTTCAAGTGGCGCGCGAAGGCCGCTTGCTTGGCGCTAAGCGTGTACTCTCGCCGCAACTGCTAACGCCAAGTTTTGCTTACGAACAGGGCATGGCTGCGTTATCAAGTCAGCCGCCACATTGGCCTGAGCCGACGAAAGATGTCAGTGAGATCAGTTTGGCGCTGCGTTATCAGCCCAATCGCGGCGCTAGTAAGCTACTGGGGCAAACCGCCACACTTCAGCTTGATATCGTTGATTATCCCGGTGAATGGTTACTGGACTTGCCGATGCTAACGCAAGACTATGCGGATTGGTCGAGTCAGCAACTGGCCTTGATGCAGGGCGCAAGGCAGTCCTTTGCAGGTGATTTTGCTGCGGCTGTGGCAAAGCTTGAGGTGAATCAGAGCGCTGATGAGTCGATGCTGGCGACCCTTGCTGCGCACTATAAAGACTACTTAATGGCCTGTAAGCAGCAGGGATTTCAGTGGTTGCAACCTGGTCGTATGGTGTTGCCTGGTGAGCTTGAAGGTGCGCCCGTACTTGCATTCTTCCCTGTCCCTTGGTCATTGGAGGTGATGAAAGCTGCGCCAGCAGGCAGTGTTGGGGAGGTGCTATTGCAGCGTTATAGCGCCTATCAGCAGCAAGTGATTCGACCCTTTTATCGCGATTATTTTACAAAATTTGATCGCCAAGTCGTGCTAGTGGATTGCCTTACGCCGCTCAATGAGGGAGCTGAGGCTTTTGCTGATTTGCAGCAAGCGCTAACGCAGCTGATGCACAGTTTTCGCTATGGTAAGCGCTCGTTGTTTCGTCGCTTTTTCTCGCCGCGTATTGATCGCGTGCTGTTTGCTGCCACCAAAGCGGATCATGTGACGCCAGAGCAGCACTGTCATTTAATTGCTCTGCTCAAACAGCTGATTCAAAGCGCGCAACAAGAGGCTGCCTTTGAAGGCATTGGCTTTGATTGCATGACCTTGGCATCGATTCAAGCGACCAAAGTGGGCTCTGTCGTTTATCAAGGGCATCGTTATCCTGCGCTGCAGGGCATTGATTTGAATGGGCAGACGATTCAACGTTATCCCGGCGAAGTGCCAGCCAAACTGCCCAATGCAGAGTTTTGGCAGCGACAGGGATTTTCATTTTTATCCTTTGCGCCGCAGCCTTTTGAGCAAGGGGAGAAACTGCCGCATATTCGAATGGATAAAGCGTTGCAATTTTTACTGGGAGATAAAGTGGAATGA
- a CDS encoding YcjF family protein has product MSQYKGPIDFEHQSSNAATCAPAQDLSTAHFELEQDDETLAGDQLLKPDSKKHYALLLLVVALFVLSAVQAAVWLYDTWMQNHWLAMGWSGLLLLVLSYLLLKLGKELRAMRRLSAQQNKQQQAAQLIEQQGMGQGVPFCLQLSQKQAMQAEHLNAWQQALAAHHHDGEVLALYDHYVLKPLDQRAERLIAKHAGEAALMVAVSPFALADMLLVGWRNLRLIEAIGRIYGIELGTWSRWRLFKLVLTNMALAGASELAMDVGGDWLSVGMASKLSARAGQGLGIGLLTARLGLRAMDALRPIPWHQGPSRLKHIRKQLLAQVRGQSAEQHN; this is encoded by the coding sequence ATGAGTCAATATAAAGGTCCCATTGATTTTGAGCATCAATCCTCGAACGCGGCCACTTGCGCGCCGGCGCAAGATCTTTCAACGGCACATTTTGAGTTGGAGCAGGACGATGAGACGTTGGCAGGCGATCAACTGCTTAAACCCGATAGCAAAAAACACTACGCCTTGCTGTTATTGGTTGTGGCGTTATTTGTTTTAAGCGCAGTACAAGCAGCGGTGTGGCTCTATGACACTTGGATGCAAAACCATTGGTTGGCCATGGGCTGGAGTGGTTTATTACTGTTGGTGCTGAGTTATTTATTACTCAAGTTAGGTAAAGAGCTTCGCGCCATGCGCCGCTTGAGTGCGCAGCAAAATAAGCAGCAGCAAGCTGCCCAGCTCATTGAGCAGCAAGGGATGGGGCAAGGGGTACCTTTTTGTTTGCAGTTGAGCCAAAAACAGGCGATGCAGGCTGAACACCTGAATGCTTGGCAACAAGCGCTAGCAGCCCACCATCATGATGGGGAAGTGCTGGCATTGTATGATCACTATGTGTTGAAACCGCTGGATCAGCGCGCCGAACGCTTGATTGCTAAACATGCTGGAGAAGCCGCCCTGATGGTGGCTGTGAGCCCCTTTGCCTTGGCGGATATGTTACTTGTCGGCTGGCGTAATTTGCGATTGATTGAAGCCATTGGCCGTATTTATGGTATTGAGCTTGGCACTTGGTCGCGCTGGCGTTTGTTTAAGTTAGTACTAACCAATATGGCGCTTGCTGGTGCCAGTGAGCTGGCGATGGATGTGGGTGGCGATTGGCTGTCAGTTGGAATGGCATCAAAGCTATCGGCACGAGCAGGGCAGGGACTTGGCATTGGTTTGCTGACGGCTCGTTTGGGACTGCGTGCCATGGATGCATTAAGACCGATTCCTTGGCATCAAGGGCCATCGCGTTTGAAACATATTCGCAAACAATTGCTTGCTCAGGTTCGTGGACAATCTGCTGAGCAGCATAATTAG
- a CDS encoding methylated-DNA--[protein]-cysteine S-methyltransferase, protein MFYDSMESPIGRIYLLADEGGLKRLNLSLPGHPFNPASSWQHRPDAMTIYRTQLTEYFQHQREHFDCPMSPEGTIFQKQVWQVLKSIPYGETMSYGQIAALLGKPNAARAVGMANNVNPIPLMIPCHRVIGANGDLVGYRYGLEIKQKLLSLEQKQTELQWPNQA, encoded by the coding sequence ATGTTCTATGACTCGATGGAATCGCCCATTGGCCGCATCTATCTGCTAGCCGATGAGGGTGGTTTAAAACGCCTCAATTTGAGCTTACCCGGTCATCCCTTTAATCCAGCAAGCAGCTGGCAGCATCGTCCTGATGCCATGACAATCTATCGTACCCAATTGACTGAATATTTTCAGCATCAACGAGAGCACTTTGATTGTCCTATGTCACCTGAAGGGACCATTTTCCAAAAGCAAGTTTGGCAAGTCCTCAAATCCATTCCCTATGGCGAAACCATGAGCTATGGCCAAATTGCAGCGTTACTAGGCAAACCCAACGCCGCGCGCGCCGTCGGCATGGCCAATAACGTCAACCCCATCCCTTTGATGATCCCCTGCCACCGCGTGATTGGTGCCAATGGCGATTTGGTTGGCTATCGCTACGGCCTTGAGATCAAGCAAAAACTGCTATCTCTTGAACAAAAGCAGACGGAACTCCAGTGGCCAAATCAAGCCTAG
- the tyrR gene encoding transcriptional regulator TyrR codes for MRLEVFCEDRLGLARELLELLATQAIDLRGIEIDPVGIIYLNFPEIEFDPFSQLMAQIRLIPGVKDVRKIQAMPSEREHQEMRALLQTLPDPVFSLNLKGQIELANTAAQALLHQAEVDLLGQSAQQVIHHFNFCRWLEQDEVTAECHLAVIGGQDYLMDIMPVFIGHAQGARSLVSAVVLLKSTAGTTIPADLRAQSDALGFEHVVGTSTKHKQLMTQAKKLAMLDEPLLIQGETGTGKEMLARACHQRSDRRNGAFMVLNCVSMPDDVVESEIFGYARGELVQKGIFEQAHGGTVFLYEIGEMSPHLQVKILRFLQDGTFRRVGEEHEIKVDVRVICSTKKQLPELVASGSFREDLYYRLNVLTLNIPPLRERRQDIAPLTEFFMNQICHELHQPQPELDDSLVDFLNHYTWPGNVRQLRNVLYRALTQVEGGTLEAQHIQLPDVNSSDMLTSSDNLDGGLDDIMKRYERGVLSSLYRGYPSTRKLAKRLGVSHTAIANKLREYGLGKK; via the coding sequence ATGAGACTTGAAGTCTTTTGTGAAGACCGGTTAGGCCTTGCCCGCGAACTACTTGAACTATTGGCAACACAAGCCATTGACCTTCGCGGCATAGAGATCGACCCCGTCGGCATTATTTATCTCAATTTTCCCGAAATTGAATTTGATCCCTTTAGCCAATTAATGGCGCAAATTCGTTTGATTCCGGGCGTTAAAGACGTTCGTAAGATTCAAGCGATGCCTAGTGAGCGCGAGCATCAAGAGATGCGTGCGTTATTGCAAACCCTGCCTGATCCTGTTTTTTCTCTGAACCTCAAAGGCCAAATTGAATTGGCGAATACCGCTGCGCAAGCTTTGCTACATCAAGCGGAAGTGGACTTGCTTGGTCAAAGCGCGCAGCAAGTGATTCATCATTTCAATTTTTGTCGCTGGCTCGAGCAAGATGAGGTGACTGCTGAGTGTCACTTGGCGGTGATTGGTGGTCAAGACTATCTCATGGATATTATGCCGGTGTTTATCGGTCATGCGCAGGGCGCGCGCTCGCTTGTCAGTGCCGTCGTGTTACTTAAATCCACGGCTGGAACCACGATTCCAGCTGATCTTCGCGCGCAATCTGATGCCTTAGGATTTGAGCATGTGGTGGGTACCTCCACCAAGCACAAGCAGTTGATGACCCAAGCGAAAAAACTCGCAATGCTTGATGAACCATTGTTGATTCAAGGTGAAACCGGGACCGGTAAAGAGATGCTGGCTCGCGCTTGCCATCAACGTTCAGATCGCCGTAATGGTGCCTTTATGGTGCTGAACTGCGTATCGATGCCTGATGATGTGGTGGAGAGTGAAATTTTCGGTTATGCCCGCGGTGAGCTGGTTCAAAAAGGGATCTTTGAGCAAGCGCATGGCGGTACGGTCTTTCTCTATGAAATCGGCGAGATGTCACCGCATCTACAGGTGAAAATTCTGCGTTTCTTGCAAGATGGCACCTTCCGCCGCGTGGGGGAAGAGCACGAAATTAAAGTGGATGTGCGGGTCATCTGTTCGACCAAAAAACAATTACCTGAATTGGTCGCAAGCGGCAGCTTCCGTGAAGATCTGTACTATCGCCTCAATGTGTTGACCTTAAATATTCCGCCATTGCGTGAGCGTCGCCAAGACATTGCGCCATTGACTGAATTTTTCATGAACCAGATTTGTCATGAATTGCATCAGCCGCAACCTGAGCTCGATGACAGTTTGGTGGATTTTCTCAATCATTACACTTGGCCGGGCAATGTGCGCCAATTGCGAAATGTGCTTTATCGCGCGCTCACGCAAGTTGAAGGTGGCACACTTGAAGCGCAGCATATTCAGCTGCCGGACGTCAATAGTAGCGACATGTTGACCAGTAGCGATAATCTAGATGGCGGCTTGGATGACATTATGAAGCGTTATGAGCGTGGTGTATTGAGCTCGCTTTATCGTGGTTATCCATCCACGCGTAAGCTTGCAAAGCGTCTGGGGGTATCTCATACGGCGATTGCGAATAAATTACGCGAATATGGGCTCGGTAAGAAATAA
- a CDS encoding HD domain-containing protein has product MARLEQQLALVYELDKLKGVLRQTKIACANLRQENSAEHSWQVAVMALLLAEHANEAVDISRVVKMLLIHDVVEIDAGDVIVYDEAAQAEQAIKEQAAAKRLFAMLPSEQGSELLQLWHEFEAAESAEAKFAKAMDRFLPMWLNYHQQGGSWQAHGIRASQVASMKKRIEPGCQVLSDKVDVIIETALENGWLKP; this is encoded by the coding sequence TTGGCGCGTTTAGAGCAGCAGTTAGCCTTGGTTTATGAGCTTGATAAGCTCAAAGGTGTGTTGCGCCAAACCAAAATTGCCTGCGCCAATTTACGTCAGGAAAATAGCGCCGAACATAGCTGGCAAGTCGCTGTGATGGCCCTTCTTTTAGCTGAGCATGCCAATGAAGCGGTGGATATCAGTCGGGTCGTGAAGATGTTATTGATTCATGATGTGGTAGAAATTGATGCCGGTGATGTGATCGTTTATGACGAGGCCGCACAAGCTGAACAGGCGATCAAAGAGCAAGCGGCCGCTAAACGCTTATTTGCTATGTTACCAAGTGAGCAAGGTAGTGAGTTATTGCAGCTTTGGCATGAATTTGAGGCCGCTGAAAGTGCGGAGGCTAAATTTGCTAAAGCCATGGATCGTTTTTTACCCATGTGGCTGAACTATCATCAGCAAGGCGGCAGTTGGCAAGCGCATGGCATTCGCGCATCACAGGTCGCGAGCATGAAAAAACGAATTGAGCCTGGATGCCAAGTGCTGAGCGATAAAGTCGATGTGATCATTGAAACAGCGCTCGAAAATGGTTGGCTGAAACCATAA